Proteins from a genomic interval of Clostridium sp. 'deep sea':
- the glsA gene encoding glutaminase A yields the protein MQKILDDAIQFGKHFISSGKPAIYIPELSKVNANQLGAVIVTLDGNVYCSGDYTSTFSMQSVSKPVALMLAIKDRGEDFVFNKVGMEPTGDAFNSIIKLETIKPSKPLNPMINAGAIAIDSFILGNNVHERFKRLIQFFRKISGNDSLWYNHDIYKSENETGYRNRALANFMKDNGILEGHVEEVLELYFKQCSIEVNCEDIATIGAVLAADGLNPLNNEKIVNKHIANLVKTFMVTCGMYDASGEFAVKVGIPAKSGVGGGILAAVPGRMGIGVFSPALDEKGNSTAGVKVLEYLSKELDLSIF from the coding sequence ATGCAAAAGATTTTAGATGATGCAATTCAATTTGGAAAACACTTTATTTCATCTGGTAAACCTGCTATTTATATTCCTGAGCTTAGCAAAGTAAATGCTAATCAGTTAGGTGCTGTTATTGTTACATTGGATGGAAACGTTTATTGTAGCGGAGATTATACTAGCACTTTTTCTATGCAAAGTGTTTCTAAACCTGTGGCATTAATGTTAGCGATTAAAGATCGAGGTGAAGACTTTGTATTTAATAAAGTAGGGATGGAACCTACTGGTGATGCTTTTAATTCTATAATTAAGCTAGAAACAATAAAGCCATCTAAACCCTTAAATCCTATGATTAATGCTGGTGCTATAGCTATAGATTCTTTTATTTTAGGAAACAATGTTCATGAAAGATTTAAAAGATTGATTCAGTTTTTTAGAAAAATTTCTGGCAATGATAGCTTGTGGTATAATCACGATATATATAAATCAGAAAATGAAACAGGCTATCGAAATAGAGCACTAGCTAATTTTATGAAAGATAACGGTATTTTAGAGGGTCATGTTGAAGAAGTTTTAGAGCTTTATTTTAAACAGTGTTCTATTGAAGTGAATTGTGAGGATATAGCAACAATAGGGGCTGTTTTAGCTGCCGATGGGCTAAACCCCCTCAACAATGAAAAAATTGTTAATAAACATATAGCTAATTTAGTAAAAACCTTTATGGTTACCTGTGGTATGTATGATGCCTCAGGAGAGTTTGCTGTTAAAGTAGGTATTCCTGCAAAATCAGGTGTAGGTGGAGGTATTTTGGCTGCAGTACCTGGTAGAATGGGTATTGGAGTATTTAGCCCTGCCTTAGATGAAAAGGGAAATAGTACAGCAGGAGTAAAGGTACTTGAGTATTTATCTAAAGAGCTTGATTTAAGTATTTTTTAA
- a CDS encoding CPBP family intramembrane glutamic endopeptidase codes for MTTGAWKKTVLKFTLIAIVFSWPFMFLVDAWLVYKYSALGNLKMALLVLLAGHSIAMLGPAIAGFIVQFTDVKKPFPKWQWGRVKHYLYVVLFFFTAWLIPAIVGIIMGKFNLQLGLESHYKLYMVIYIFLVPFAGLGEELGWCSFLLTYLKPYIGKFRAVVVSGMIRGLWHLPVLLGPHIYKYIKGTESLTTVLIMTLVLSLQLMISNIFFGAAFNWIWFKTKSSPLLGWSHFVVDLARDFITIVVVGYASSNIAMLAAQLPLILMGAYYLEKLKKEEGIKGLKAYFK; via the coding sequence ATGACAACAGGAGCATGGAAAAAGACAGTACTAAAATTTACATTAATAGCTATAGTATTTTCATGGCCATTTATGTTTTTAGTTGATGCCTGGCTAGTTTATAAATACTCTGCTTTAGGTAATCTTAAAATGGCCCTCTTAGTATTATTAGCTGGTCATAGCATAGCTATGTTAGGTCCCGCTATTGCTGGTTTTATAGTACAGTTTACAGATGTGAAAAAACCGTTTCCTAAGTGGCAATGGGGTAGAGTAAAACACTATTTATATGTAGTATTATTCTTTTTTACAGCTTGGTTAATACCTGCAATTGTAGGTATTATAATGGGTAAATTTAATCTACAACTAGGTCTTGAGTCTCATTATAAACTATATATGGTAATATATATATTTTTAGTACCATTTGCTGGTTTAGGTGAGGAATTAGGTTGGTGTAGTTTTTTGCTAACCTATCTAAAGCCATATATAGGCAAGTTCAGAGCAGTTGTTGTCTCTGGAATGATACGAGGTCTATGGCATTTACCAGTTTTATTAGGGCCACATATATATAAATATATAAAAGGAACTGAGTCATTAACAACAGTATTAATTATGACTTTAGTGTTATCTTTGCAACTTATGATTTCAAATATATTTTTTGGAGCAGCCTTTAACTGGATTTGGTTTAAAACTAAAAGCTCACCACTGTTAGGGTGGAGTCATTTTGTGGTAGATTTAGCTCGCGACTTTATTACTATAGTTGTTGTAGGTTATGCCAGTAGTAATATAGCTATGTTAGCTGCTCAACTGCCTTTAATATTAATGGGAGCCTATTATTTAGAGAAACTAAAAAAAGAAGAGGGAATCAAAGGCTTAAAGGCTTATTTTAAGTAG
- a CDS encoding nuclease-related domain-containing protein, protein MKIIAAIVLALIIVLMCHKRIKSYFIGRLGEYRVSKQLKKLNKRKYKVLNNILLKTKRGTVEIDHLVISSKGIYVIETKNRKGIIYGAENWDYWTQKLYTKQHKFYSPIKQNNSHIEALRTILREHQTKYYSLIVFIKTANIKKVNTMTMIINDDELLTTVKRHKGECYINEHQIKDIVNTINKYRVTSLIERNKHKRSVKNKAKIRRRKIKLEICPRCGKKLVKYKNKSGIGLRCIDYPNCKVVIVKNCK, encoded by the coding sequence ATGAAGATAATAGCAGCAATTGTGCTGGCGTTAATTATTGTATTAATGTGTCATAAAAGAATAAAGTCCTATTTTATAGGAAGGCTAGGAGAGTATAGAGTAAGTAAACAGCTCAAAAAATTAAATAAACGTAAATATAAGGTGTTAAATAATATCTTATTAAAAACCAAAAGAGGAACTGTAGAAATAGACCATCTTGTTATCTCTTCCAAAGGAATATATGTTATAGAAACAAAGAATCGTAAGGGCATAATTTATGGTGCTGAAAACTGGGATTATTGGACTCAAAAGCTATATACCAAGCAGCATAAGTTTTATAGCCCCATAAAGCAAAATAATTCTCATATTGAGGCATTACGCACTATCTTAAGAGAACATCAAACTAAATACTATTCGCTAATAGTATTTATTAAAACTGCAAATATCAAAAAAGTTAATACAATGACCATGATAATAAATGATGACGAGCTTTTAACAACAGTAAAAAGGCATAAAGGTGAGTGTTACATAAACGAACACCAAATTAAAGACATTGTTAACACCATTAATAAATACAGAGTTACCTCACTAATTGAGAGAAATAAACATAAAAGAAGCGTCAAAAATAAAGCAAAAATAAGAAGAAGAAAAATAAAATTAGAAATTTGTCCGCGGTGTGGTAAAAAACTAGTTAAATATAAAAATAAAAGTGGGATAGGACTGCGCTGTATTGATTACCCAAATTGTAAAGTTGTAATAGTTAAAAACTGCAAATAA
- a CDS encoding biotin--[acetyl-CoA-carboxylase] ligase, with protein sequence MTIVFLNTIIPLVLRRWLKIKNKILAILEEHKGSHVSGSYLGDALGVSRSAIWKSIKSLKDEGYNISSKTNKGYILSRDTDVLSLTKIKKNLNTQFLGKDVQYFKTITSTNKVLRDLAHEGAKEGLVLIAEQQTAGRGRNKKSFYSPNKNGIYMSLLLKPNIAVSNINLITFITAVCVAEAIEKVCGISLEIKWVNDLLYQYKKVCGILTEASIEGESGIVDFLVVGIGINIDNTLNFPEEFKHNSIALKQIKQGFSQSRLVAEILNVFEKQYNYYLQSGDVNDILVRYRERLCVIGKKIEVITRQDNYLAEVIKFNNAGQLIVKKSSNGDIVNLVSGEISIKL encoded by the coding sequence TTGACAATTGTTTTTTTAAACACTATAATACCACTTGTACTGAGGAGGTGGCTTAAGATAAAAAATAAAATTTTAGCTATTTTAGAAGAACATAAAGGAAGTCACGTATCTGGCAGTTATCTAGGTGATGCTTTAGGGGTCTCCAGATCAGCAATATGGAAAAGTATTAAATCCCTTAAAGATGAGGGTTACAACATAAGCAGTAAAACTAATAAAGGCTATATATTGAGTAGAGATACTGATGTTTTAAGTCTCACAAAAATTAAAAAAAACCTTAATACTCAATTTTTAGGTAAAGATGTGCAATATTTTAAAACTATTACTTCAACGAATAAAGTTCTAAGAGATCTTGCTCATGAAGGTGCTAAAGAAGGTTTAGTTTTAATAGCAGAGCAACAAACAGCTGGGCGTGGCAGAAATAAGAAGTCTTTTTATTCACCTAATAAAAATGGTATCTATATGAGCCTTTTATTAAAACCAAATATTGCAGTGAGTAATATTAACCTAATTACATTTATTACTGCTGTTTGTGTTGCCGAAGCTATCGAAAAGGTTTGTGGCATTAGTCTAGAGATTAAATGGGTTAATGATTTGCTGTATCAATATAAAAAAGTATGTGGAATTTTAACTGAGGCTTCCATAGAAGGGGAAAGTGGTATTGTTGATTTTTTAGTTGTAGGTATAGGTATTAATATAGATAACACACTTAATTTTCCTGAAGAATTTAAACATAATTCTATTGCCCTTAAACAAATTAAACAAGGATTTTCACAATCTAGGTTAGTTGCTGAGATATTAAATGTATTTGAGAAGCAATATAATTACTACTTACAATCTGGTGATGTTAATGATATTTTGGTACGTTATCGTGAGCGTTTATGTGTAATAGGTAAAAAAATTGAAGTTATAACTCGTCAAGATAATTACCTAGCAGAGGTTATAAAGTTTAATAATGCTGGGCAGCTAATTGTTAAAAAAAGTAGCAATGGAGATATTGTTAATTTAGTATCTGGTGAAATTTCAATAAAATTATAG
- a CDS encoding class I SAM-dependent methyltransferase, which yields MSNYAKHASIWDWSGYDRSPEFEFWYKLAKSYGDSVLSVMSAIGEVGAYLAERGLSVTALDYTAEMIIEGQKRFSHLQNLNFIQADARNYNLHCSYDFAFIGSTDLHHMLNMADVKSVLQTIKKHLRDKGGLGLELWYASDKSWQFQKRRFEPLVINEKQKVWKQGSTSYNANTRLVKICQEVFIEKHNKTECFTHDFEMQLYSRELLIQTLIECGFKITAEYGNYNFEQWSENSNKWLLELKSI from the coding sequence ATGAGTAATTACGCAAAACATGCCTCTATTTGGGATTGGTCAGGTTATGATAGAAGCCCAGAGTTTGAGTTTTGGTATAAGCTGGCAAAAAGCTATGGTGATTCAGTATTATCGGTGATGTCTGCAATTGGCGAAGTTGGTGCCTATTTGGCTGAAAGAGGTCTAAGTGTAACGGCGCTCGATTATACAGCAGAGATGATAATCGAAGGTCAAAAAAGGTTTTCTCATTTACAAAACCTAAACTTTATACAAGCAGATGCACGTAATTATAACCTACATTGTAGTTATGATTTTGCCTTTATAGGATCCACAGACTTACATCATATGTTAAATATGGCAGACGTTAAAAGCGTTTTACAAACAATAAAAAAACACTTAAGAGATAAAGGTGGTTTGGGTCTAGAGCTATGGTATGCTAGTGATAAGTCTTGGCAATTCCAAAAAAGAAGATTTGAGCCACTAGTAATAAATGAAAAACAAAAGGTTTGGAAACAAGGCTCTACCTCTTATAACGCTAATACAAGGCTAGTTAAAATATGTCAAGAAGTTTTTATAGAAAAGCATAATAAAACCGAGTGCTTTACACATGATTTTGAAATGCAGCTGTATAGTAGAGAGTTATTAATTCAAACACTTATAGAATGTGGCTTTAAAATAACAGCCGAGTATGGCAACTATAATTTTGAACAGTGGAGTGAAAACTCGAATAAATGGCTTTTAGAGCTTAAGTCAATTTAA
- a CDS encoding tRNA-binding protein has product MVTFDDFAKIDIRVAEVTKVESFSKARKPAYKLWLNFGEELGVKKSSAQITEYYNPSDLIGKQVLAVVNFPPRQIADFMSEVLVLGVYAQQGVVLVQPDFPVEKGDRLG; this is encoded by the coding sequence ATGGTAACTTTCGATGATTTTGCAAAGATTGATATTAGAGTTGCTGAGGTTACAAAGGTAGAATCTTTTTCCAAAGCCAGAAAACCAGCATATAAGTTATGGCTTAATTTTGGAGAAGAGTTAGGAGTAAAAAAGTCTAGCGCTCAAATTACTGAGTATTATAATCCTTCCGATTTAATTGGCAAGCAGGTTTTAGCTGTTGTTAATTTCCCACCCAGACAAATTGCAGATTTTATGTCTGAGGTGCTTGTTTTGGGTGTATATGCACAACAAGGAGTAGTTTTAGTTCAGCCTGATTTTCCAGTTGAAAAAGGAGATAGATTAGGTTAA
- a CDS encoding serine hydrolase domain-containing protein → MSLDIQLVNKIKDKFKQSQVPGMSVNVFNKDTNKLHLCLGKADVTANKLVTKSTIFHACSMSKMVTAMAVLRLVQQGLLNLETNVNEYLKAYEIKNSDYTKMKKVTLRNLLAHQAGFEDTVGSFAAYNPQDVLPTIDDLLKGNKYAGQSFNIKYVPESKFSYSDAGYCVVEKIIESVTNKSISVAIQDLVIQPLGLKKTFILTYDQLKKYPLTYEMAVGHDKFGNVIAHKRAYYPYLASAGLWTTTYEMSVISQQIIKAWNNDKTAILDSKLAKLMLNSLGEGCNPYVGLGVFLYGEEVKMFQSQGWGIGFQCMLLADANKECGVVVMINCDPGTEQNHSLVGEVIKVIKHDYLKI, encoded by the coding sequence ATGAGTTTAGATATACAATTAGTCAATAAAATAAAAGATAAGTTTAAACAATCTCAGGTGCCCGGAATGAGTGTTAATGTTTTTAATAAAGACACTAATAAACTTCATTTATGTTTAGGTAAAGCAGATGTAACAGCAAATAAACTAGTAACAAAAAGTACAATATTTCATGCTTGTTCGATGAGCAAGATGGTGACAGCTATGGCAGTACTAAGACTAGTTCAACAGGGTTTGTTAAATTTAGAGACAAATGTTAATGAATATCTTAAAGCCTATGAAATTAAAAATTCAGATTATACCAAAATGAAAAAAGTAACATTAAGAAATCTTTTAGCACATCAAGCTGGCTTTGAAGATACAGTGGGTAGTTTTGCTGCATATAATCCACAAGATGTATTACCAACTATAGATGATTTGTTAAAAGGTAACAAATACGCTGGACAATCATTTAACATAAAATATGTTCCTGAAAGTAAATTTTCATATTCTGATGCAGGTTACTGTGTTGTAGAAAAAATTATTGAATCAGTAACGAATAAAAGTATTTCAGTTGCAATACAGGACCTAGTAATACAACCTTTAGGTTTAAAAAAGACTTTTATTTTAACATATGATCAGCTTAAAAAGTATCCACTTACCTATGAAATGGCGGTAGGTCATGATAAGTTTGGTAATGTTATTGCACATAAAAGAGCATATTATCCCTACTTAGCAAGTGCAGGATTATGGACTACCACATATGAGATGTCTGTAATATCACAGCAAATTATCAAAGCATGGAACAATGATAAAACAGCAATTTTAGATAGCAAGTTAGCAAAGCTTATGCTTAACAGTTTAGGTGAGGGGTGCAATCCTTATGTTGGGTTAGGGGTATTTTTATATGGTGAAGAGGTTAAAATGTTTCAGTCCCAGGGCTGGGGTATAGGTTTTCAATGTATGCTTTTAGCAGATGCCAATAAGGAATGTGGTGTTGTAGTTATGATTAATTGTGACCCAGGAACTGAGCAAAATCATTCCTTAGTGGGTGAAGTAATTAAAGTAATAAAACATGACTACCTTAAAATCTAA
- a CDS encoding MerR family transcriptional regulator translates to MFKIGQFANLSQVSVKTLRYYDDIGILSPVKIDKHTGYRYYAAKQLYQLNKIFAFKDMGFSLSEITDLLNNNVNEPEITAILHLKKAQLKSEIRNANTKLKRVEDLIKQFKEERNIMYDVSVKKVESFKVASYKELRKNYSDQGEMWQVLTDYITEHGAKIGAGCFVSYYNTSQNAVEIEVFEPIDKAITSSNLITVKDMPEVTVASVIHKGSFTKLKHAYAYLAEWIEKNDYEIIDVAREIYLAGEWNCDSEDEYISEIQMPVKKC, encoded by the coding sequence GTGTTTAAAATTGGTCAGTTTGCTAATTTAAGTCAGGTGTCGGTAAAAACCCTTAGATATTATGATGACATTGGAATATTAAGCCCAGTTAAAATTGATAAACATACAGGGTACAGATATTATGCTGCCAAACAATTATATCAGCTAAATAAAATCTTTGCCTTTAAAGATATGGGATTTTCACTGAGTGAAATTACTGACTTACTTAATAACAATGTTAATGAACCAGAAATCACAGCTATTTTACACCTAAAAAAGGCACAACTTAAGTCTGAAATACGCAATGCCAATACTAAACTTAAAAGAGTTGAAGATTTAATAAAACAATTTAAAGAGGAGCGCAATATTATGTATGATGTTTCAGTAAAAAAAGTAGAGAGCTTTAAAGTGGCTTCATATAAAGAATTGAGAAAAAACTATAGTGATCAAGGTGAGATGTGGCAGGTTTTAACAGACTATATTACAGAACACGGTGCTAAAATAGGAGCAGGCTGTTTTGTGAGTTACTATAATACTAGTCAAAATGCGGTGGAGATAGAGGTCTTTGAGCCTATCGATAAAGCTATTACCTCATCAAATTTAATTACTGTTAAAGACATGCCAGAGGTAACAGTTGCTTCTGTAATTCATAAAGGTTCTTTTACAAAGCTAAAACATGCCTATGCTTATTTAGCTGAATGGATTGAAAAAAATGATTATGAGATAATAGATGTAGCAAGAGAAATTTATCTTGCAGGTGAGTGGAATTGTGATAGTGAAGATGAGTATATTTCTGAGATTCAAATGCCTGTGAAGAAGTGTTAG
- a CDS encoding amidohydrolase, whose protein sequence is MIQRFNKQLNNKLINYRRDFHKYAEVKWTEFRTASLVAKELVNMGYKIKLGEDMFVKGVQISYPSEQIIQQNIKRAIEQGGDSDLIKQMQGLPGVVAELDTDKQGPVIAMRFDIDALEMQEVHKKGHYPYDNGFASVNKGFCHSCGHDAHTAIGLGVAEIVMQVKQKLTGKIKLIFQPAEEGGGGAIGIVNKGILDDVNYFFAPHMGLIKPNGKPLLSHGIICGVNDFLDVRRINAEYQGQSAHSCGDPHNGKNALLAACNATINIHAIAPHSEGMLRVNVGMLAGGVSRNTIAPNANLIIEVRGEYKTVADYGEKRVNAVLNSAATMYDVEVSINKIGSTCSAKSDNEARKLVFEIANDIAWFTEYYDLGSVGGSDDASEMISKVQSNGGLATYIGVGADIAAGYHNELFDFDENAMLPAVELFIKLILKIQKDNI, encoded by the coding sequence ATGATTCAACGATTCAATAAACAACTAAATAATAAACTAATAAACTATAGAAGAGATTTTCATAAATATGCAGAGGTAAAATGGACAGAGTTTAGAACTGCCTCTTTAGTAGCTAAAGAGCTGGTGAACATGGGTTATAAAATAAAGCTTGGTGAGGATATGTTTGTAAAAGGCGTGCAAATTAGTTATCCAAGTGAGCAGATAATTCAACAGAATATTAAAAGAGCTATAGAACAAGGCGGAGATAGTGATCTAATAAAACAGATGCAGGGTCTACCTGGAGTAGTTGCTGAGTTAGATACAGATAAACAAGGTCCCGTTATCGCAATGCGTTTTGATATTGATGCCTTAGAGATGCAGGAGGTACATAAAAAAGGGCACTATCCTTATGATAATGGTTTTGCTTCTGTTAATAAGGGCTTTTGTCATTCCTGTGGTCACGATGCTCATACAGCTATTGGCCTAGGGGTTGCTGAAATAGTTATGCAAGTTAAACAAAAACTCACAGGAAAAATAAAACTTATTTTTCAGCCCGCCGAAGAGGGCGGTGGTGGTGCTATAGGAATTGTTAATAAAGGAATACTTGATGATGTAAATTATTTTTTTGCACCTCATATGGGATTGATAAAACCCAATGGAAAGCCTCTTTTATCTCATGGAATTATCTGTGGAGTAAACGATTTTTTAGATGTTAGAAGAATAAATGCCGAGTATCAAGGACAATCAGCTCACTCTTGTGGAGACCCTCATAATGGCAAAAACGCTTTACTGGCTGCCTGTAATGCAACAATAAACATCCATGCTATAGCACCCCATAGTGAGGGAATGTTGCGAGTTAATGTAGGTATGTTAGCAGGTGGAGTATCTCGCAATACTATTGCACCTAATGCTAACCTAATTATTGAGGTGCGTGGAGAATATAAAACAGTAGCAGACTATGGTGAAAAGCGAGTCAATGCAGTGTTAAATAGTGCTGCTACAATGTATGATGTTGAGGTAAGTATAAATAAAATTGGCAGTACTTGTTCGGCAAAAAGCGATAATGAGGCTCGTAAATTAGTATTTGAAATTGCAAATGATATAGCTTGGTTTACAGAATATTATGACTTAGGCAGTGTTGGTGGTAGTGATGATGCCTCTGAAATGATATCAAAGGTACAGAGTAACGGTGGTTTAGCAACCTATATAGGTGTGGGAGCAGATATCGCAGCTGGCTATCACAATGAATTGTTCGATTTTGATGAAAACGCAATGTTACCTGCGGTAGAATTATTTATAAAACTAATACTGAAAATACAAAAGGATAACATATGA
- a CDS encoding LytTR family transcriptional regulator DNA-binding domain-containing protein has translation MVDLRFSNVYKYINDNNKIENFTFEINRAETVAIHCHFNVSAIMIQLILKDLKPSSGSITIADNTKILRVFADTGYDPRMTVKEIIQFYANINEKTIYYTEVVDIFGLKEYEKERFAKLANTVKILLGLAAAYVQNPNIIIVHEPTINWQKANPNIIKRIIDFIKSKGIGVLILTMLKDDAIWLAEKSYYVGKQGLIEFELDSDKQEPSKAKLKIIKIPVKLDNKILLFNPFEIDYVEAFNNNTCIYVSGKGYTCTLNISELENRLETYGFFRNHRSYLVNLQKIKEVVTWSKSSNSLVLNDTVKSTVPISKAKLESLKHIINI, from the coding sequence ATGGTAGACTTAAGATTTAGTAATGTATATAAATATATAAATGATAATAATAAAATTGAAAATTTTACTTTTGAGATAAACAGAGCAGAAACAGTAGCAATCCATTGCCATTTTAATGTTTCAGCTATTATGATTCAACTTATTTTAAAGGATTTAAAGCCTTCAAGTGGTAGTATAACAATAGCGGATAATACCAAAATATTAAGAGTATTTGCTGATACTGGTTATGACCCAAGAATGACAGTAAAAGAAATCATTCAATTTTATGCTAACATTAATGAAAAAACAATTTACTATACCGAGGTAGTAGATATTTTTGGTTTAAAAGAATATGAAAAAGAGCGCTTTGCTAAGTTAGCTAATACCGTAAAAATTCTTTTAGGACTTGCTGCTGCTTATGTTCAGAATCCTAATATTATAATTGTACATGAACCTACCATAAACTGGCAAAAAGCAAACCCAAATATTATCAAACGTATTATTGATTTCATTAAGTCTAAGGGCATAGGGGTGCTGATACTAACCATGCTTAAAGACGACGCTATTTGGTTAGCAGAAAAATCTTATTATGTCGGCAAACAAGGTTTAATAGAGTTTGAGCTAGATAGTGATAAACAAGAACCCTCTAAAGCAAAACTTAAAATTATAAAAATACCAGTTAAATTAGATAATAAAATACTTTTATTTAATCCGTTTGAAATAGACTATGTTGAAGCGTTTAATAATAATACCTGTATTTACGTTAGTGGCAAAGGCTATACCTGTACACTTAATATATCAGAGCTAGAAAACAGACTAGAGACCTATGGATTTTTTAGAAACCACAGATCATATTTAGTTAATTTGCAAAAAATAAAAGAGGTAGTAACATGGTCAAAAAGCTCAAACTCTTTAGTGCTTAATGATACCGTAAAAAGTACTGTTCCAATATCTAAAGCCAAGCTAGAGAGTTTAAAGCACATAATTAACATTTAA
- a CDS encoding aspartate/glutamate racemase family protein, whose amino-acid sequence MKTIGLIGGMSWQSSIEYYRIINEASNKLLGDFHTCESIMYSVDIDSVLKNQHANEWQLLNEHMTNTALKLQKAGADFVLICTNTMHKTAEYVEQNINIPLLHIADTVAEEIKKKGFNKVGLIGTPFTMQEDFYKGRLSRKHNIEVIIPNEQSDVDYIYKVINNELTFGKFLKSSREEYLKIMQKLVNRGAEGIILGCTEIPLLIKQEHTNIPVFDTARLHAVAAVSKSLE is encoded by the coding sequence ATGAAAACAATTGGTTTAATAGGCGGTATGAGTTGGCAGTCGTCGATAGAGTATTACCGAATAATAAATGAAGCAAGTAATAAGCTACTTGGAGATTTTCACACCTGTGAAAGCATAATGTACTCAGTAGATATAGATTCAGTACTTAAAAATCAACACGCTAATGAGTGGCAATTACTAAATGAACACATGACAAATACAGCCCTTAAGTTGCAAAAAGCAGGCGCAGATTTTGTACTTATTTGTACCAACACCATGCATAAAACAGCAGAATACGTAGAGCAAAATATTAACATTCCTTTATTACATATTGCAGATACAGTGGCAGAAGAAATAAAAAAGAAGGGATTTAATAAAGTAGGCTTAATAGGAACCCCATTCACTATGCAAGAGGATTTTTACAAAGGTAGGTTAAGTCGTAAACACAATATTGAAGTAATAATACCTAATGAACAGAGCGATGTAGACTATATATACAAAGTAATTAATAATGAGTTAACCTTTGGAAAATTCTTAAAAAGCTCCAGAGAAGAGTACCTAAAAATAATGCAAAAACTAGTAAACAGAGGAGCAGAAGGTATAATATTAGGCTGTACAGAGATACCACTACTAATAAAACAAGAGCATACAAATATACCTGTATTTGATACAGCAAGATTACACGCTGTAGCAGCTGTAAGTAAATCTCTAGAATAA
- a CDS encoding multicopper oxidase domain-containing protein, which translates to MIITPSVPILPYVQKNRIKYFKLIAQPVKREILPNIYMNAWGYNGCSPGPTIIVYPNDYVCIRVYNLLPQATSVHWHGLDIPNNMDGVPAIEPSPQINTGCYFDYKFKITNPPGTHMYHAHMFTVKQDMMGLEGGFIIADPNEDNIDKDYFIMLGTFKLKNMPPFTLVNGVYDINPFAMDQNFFTMNGRCFPYTKDLVVDEGDRVRIRFGNIGMGNHPIHLHGHQFEVTATDGNIICENNRLLKNTILVSSGETWDIEFIANNPGIWPLHCHLPHHVSNNLTLPLGGMTTAVRYRSFDKEKYQKYEVCPYK; encoded by the coding sequence ATGATTATAACTCCTTCTGTTCCAATATTGCCCTATGTACAAAAGAATAGGATTAAGTATTTTAAGCTAATTGCTCAACCAGTAAAACGTGAAATTTTGCCTAATATTTATATGAATGCTTGGGGTTATAATGGTTGTAGCCCAGGGCCAACTATTATTGTTTATCCTAATGACTATGTCTGTATTAGAGTATACAATCTTTTACCTCAAGCTACTAGCGTACATTGGCATGGTTTAGATATTCCGAATAATATGGACGGAGTTCCTGCTATTGAGCCTTCACCTCAAATTAATACTGGCTGTTATTTCGATTACAAGTTTAAAATCACAAACCCTCCAGGAACCCATATGTATCATGCTCATATGTTTACTGTTAAACAAGATATGATGGGTTTAGAGGGTGGTTTTATTATTGCAGACCCCAATGAAGATAATATAGATAAAGATTACTTTATAATGTTAGGAACCTTTAAGCTCAAAAACATGCCGCCTTTTACCCTAGTAAATGGTGTTTATGATATTAATCCCTTTGCTATGGATCAAAACTTTTTTACTATGAATGGCCGCTGTTTTCCGTATACCAAAGATTTAGTAGTTGACGAAGGAGATCGAGTAAGAATAAGATTTGGTAATATTGGCATGGGAAATCACCCCATTCACCTACATGGGCATCAATTCGAGGTAACTGCTACCGATGGTAATATTATTTGTGAAAATAATAGATTATTAAAGAACACTATCTTAGTTTCCTCGGGCGAGACTTGGGATATTGAGTTTATTGCTAATAATCCGGGTATTTGGCCCTTACATTGTCATTTACCTCACCATGTCAGTAATAACTTAACCCTACCCTTAGGTGGTATGACAACAGCAGTTCGATACCGTTCTTTTGATAAAGAAAAATACCAAAAGTATGAAGTTTGTCCGTATAAGTAG